One genomic window of Paenarthrobacter ureafaciens includes the following:
- a CDS encoding acetyltransferase: MSELLLIAASGLAREVLAMVRSSGPFDIIGILDDDEDKLGRVVDGAHVLGPIRDALKFPHAKLLVCIGSGTGRESVVMRLRALGLSEDRYATAIDTSVHVPEGCKIGHGSIILAHVTMTASVTLGNHVVAMPGVTFTHDDVVGDFATFAAGVSLGGNVRIGRGAYIGMNASVRERRSVGAGATIGMGAAVLSDVPDEETWAGVPARVIRRGNFPALEGIL, from the coding sequence GGCCTGGCCCGCGAAGTGCTGGCGATGGTGCGCAGCAGTGGCCCGTTCGACATCATCGGCATCCTCGACGACGACGAGGACAAACTCGGGCGCGTGGTGGACGGCGCCCATGTGCTGGGACCGATCCGTGACGCTTTGAAGTTCCCGCATGCCAAACTCCTCGTCTGCATAGGCTCCGGAACCGGCCGCGAAAGCGTGGTGATGCGCCTGCGCGCCCTCGGATTGTCCGAAGACCGGTACGCCACGGCGATCGATACCTCGGTCCACGTTCCTGAAGGCTGCAAAATCGGGCACGGAAGCATCATCCTGGCCCACGTCACCATGACGGCGTCGGTGACCCTGGGAAACCATGTCGTGGCAATGCCCGGAGTGACTTTCACGCACGACGACGTCGTGGGCGACTTCGCCACCTTCGCCGCCGGCGTGTCACTTGGCGGGAATGTCCGCATCGGACGCGGAGCGTACATCGGGATGAACGCCAGTGTCCGCGAGCGCCGGTCCGTCGGTGCGGGGGCGACCATCGGCATGGGCGCCGCCGTCCTCAGCGATGTTCCCGACGAGGAGACCTGGGCCGGCGTGCCGGCACGGGTGATCCGGAGAGGCAACTTTCCGGCGCTGGAGGGGATCTTGTGA
- a CDS encoding oligosaccharide flippase family protein, with protein MTLSKQSATRGRPTPSKAFGLGVINAFVTRLGTIGIGIALARLLGPAEFGTYAVAFVALIAVLSFNELGVSLAIVRWPGDPKAIAATVTTISTGCSVILFAATYFAAPYFASAMGNPAATDVVRVMAACIVLNGLVATPAALLQRYFRQGQRMAVDQVNVWLGAGVSLALVIAGMGAMSLAVGRVAASVVSGILFVAFSPLPFRFGFSAKSAKELLLFGLPLAGASLVAFGVGYVDQFAAGNMLGSVTLGLYVMAFNMAGWPAALLSQPLRSVAPATFARLQDRPEDMRAALLSLLGVLSAVLLPVCAVMMGCSVALVTFVYGDAWAPAGLALVWLAPLAALRIIHELLYDYLVVLGLSMSIFNVQAAALVALIPALIAGAAWGGMPGLAAAPFAVAVAVTTPMYLRTLRRAGVRTKDMAGRLALPVGAAVVTGAGSFLAAQELRSPVVAVLAGSGIGLVAIAATLALKRAELRDVRRWGKGREEAMA; from the coding sequence GTGACCCTTTCCAAGCAGTCCGCGACGCGGGGCCGGCCCACGCCATCAAAGGCGTTCGGGCTTGGTGTCATCAACGCGTTCGTGACCCGCTTGGGAACCATCGGCATTGGCATCGCCCTTGCCCGTTTGCTGGGTCCTGCTGAGTTCGGCACGTACGCGGTGGCCTTCGTGGCACTTATTGCCGTGTTGAGCTTCAACGAACTGGGCGTCAGCCTTGCCATAGTCCGCTGGCCCGGGGATCCAAAGGCCATCGCTGCAACGGTCACCACCATTTCCACGGGATGCAGTGTCATCCTTTTTGCCGCTACTTACTTCGCTGCGCCGTACTTTGCCTCAGCAATGGGGAACCCCGCCGCCACTGACGTTGTCCGTGTCATGGCCGCCTGCATCGTCCTCAACGGTCTGGTGGCAACCCCTGCTGCCTTGCTGCAACGGTATTTCCGGCAAGGCCAACGCATGGCCGTGGACCAGGTCAACGTGTGGCTGGGGGCAGGGGTATCCCTTGCCTTGGTGATCGCCGGCATGGGCGCAATGAGCCTTGCCGTGGGGCGCGTGGCGGCAAGCGTCGTGTCGGGGATCTTGTTCGTGGCCTTCTCCCCGTTGCCTTTCCGTTTCGGGTTTTCCGCGAAATCAGCCAAGGAACTCCTCCTGTTCGGGCTGCCCCTGGCAGGTGCCAGCCTGGTGGCTTTCGGGGTGGGCTACGTGGACCAGTTCGCGGCCGGCAACATGCTCGGTTCGGTGACCCTGGGCCTGTACGTCATGGCGTTCAACATGGCGGGCTGGCCGGCGGCCCTCCTGTCGCAGCCCCTGCGCAGTGTCGCTCCGGCCACGTTCGCCAGGCTGCAGGACAGACCGGAGGACATGCGTGCCGCGTTGCTGTCCCTGCTGGGCGTCCTTTCGGCCGTGCTCCTTCCGGTCTGCGCGGTCATGATGGGATGCTCCGTGGCCCTGGTGACCTTCGTGTACGGGGATGCCTGGGCACCGGCGGGCCTGGCCCTGGTGTGGTTGGCTCCGCTGGCTGCGCTGCGGATCATCCATGAACTGCTCTATGACTACTTGGTGGTCCTTGGCCTTTCGATGTCCATCTTCAACGTGCAGGCGGCAGCTCTGGTGGCCCTGATTCCAGCCCTCATCGCGGGCGCTGCATGGGGCGGAATGCCCGGGCTTGCCGCTGCACCCTTCGCGGTTGCCGTGGCGGTGACCACCCCGATGTACCTGCGCACCCTGCGGCGGGCAGGGGTCCGGACCAAGGACATGGCCGGACGCCTGGCACTTCCGGTGGGGGCCGCCGTCGTGACCGGAGCGGGGTCCTTCCTTGCTGCGCAGGAACTGCGCTCGCCGGTTGTGGCGGTCCTCGCCGGATCCGGAATCGGCTTGGTTGCGATCGCCGCCACCCTGGCCCTCAAGCGCGCCGAGCTGCGGGACGTGCGCCGTTGGGGCAAGGGACGTGAGGAGGCAATGGCATGA
- a CDS encoding glycosyltransferase family 4 protein, with amino-acid sequence MRILIYPHDLGLGGSQLNAIELGAAVQALGHDVVLFGQPGALVRHATELGLDYVEAPLPGKRPSPRVVRALAKTVRERRIEVLHGYEWPPALECLAAARLVPGTTAVSTVMSMAVAPFIPYTMPLVVGTEQIRQVETAAGRRRVALMEPPVDTSVNSVATVSAATVGGGTFRSHWGLGDDALAVVCVTRLAQELKLEGILAAMESVRALSREWPVRLIIAGSGPAAEIVHHHARRINDDAGRRLVILTGELADPRPAYAAADVVLGMGGSALRGLAFGKPLVVQGEQGFWELLTPETLPTFLWQGWYGSGPGTTGEGIPALTAILARLFDDPDLRRALGSLGRNVVEDRFSLSGAAERQVELYGQFTVSRPGAAEAARAEAVAFARYCSYVAARRWQRLTGRAATDDFNARPVAAAHIHVPAVSRP; translated from the coding sequence ATGAGGATCCTGATCTACCCCCACGACCTTGGGCTGGGTGGCAGCCAGCTTAACGCGATCGAACTTGGTGCCGCCGTTCAGGCTTTGGGACACGACGTGGTGCTGTTTGGCCAGCCGGGGGCTTTGGTGCGGCACGCGACGGAACTCGGCCTGGACTACGTGGAGGCGCCCCTGCCGGGCAAGCGTCCTTCTCCCCGTGTTGTCCGCGCCCTGGCAAAGACCGTCCGCGAGCGCAGGATCGAGGTGCTCCACGGTTACGAATGGCCGCCCGCTTTGGAATGCCTGGCCGCCGCCAGGCTCGTCCCGGGCACGACGGCCGTGTCCACGGTCATGTCCATGGCTGTGGCGCCGTTCATTCCGTACACAATGCCCTTGGTGGTCGGCACGGAACAGATCCGCCAGGTGGAGACCGCCGCCGGACGCCGCCGTGTGGCGCTCATGGAACCGCCGGTTGACACCTCCGTCAACAGTGTGGCAACAGTCAGTGCGGCAACTGTCGGCGGCGGCACTTTCCGCAGCCACTGGGGATTGGGCGATGACGCTTTGGCCGTCGTGTGCGTTACGCGCTTGGCTCAGGAGCTGAAGCTGGAAGGAATACTGGCAGCGATGGAGTCTGTACGGGCTCTTTCCCGGGAGTGGCCCGTGCGGCTCATTATTGCGGGCTCGGGGCCGGCTGCCGAGATAGTGCACCACCATGCCCGCCGCATCAACGACGACGCGGGCCGCAGGCTTGTGATCCTCACCGGTGAACTGGCCGATCCCCGACCCGCCTACGCCGCCGCCGATGTGGTGTTGGGCATGGGGGGTTCGGCGCTGCGGGGGCTGGCGTTTGGAAAGCCACTGGTAGTGCAGGGGGAGCAGGGCTTCTGGGAGCTCCTCACCCCGGAGACGTTGCCGACGTTCCTCTGGCAAGGCTGGTATGGCTCAGGTCCGGGCACCACCGGGGAAGGCATTCCGGCCCTTACGGCTATCCTGGCCCGCCTGTTCGACGACCCGGACCTCCGACGGGCGTTGGGGTCGCTTGGGCGGAATGTGGTTGAGGACAGGTTCTCCTTGAGCGGCGCCGCCGAACGCCAAGTGGAGTTGTACGGGCAGTTCACCGTCTCCCGCCCCGGGGCAGCCGAGGCCGCACGTGCGGAGGCGGTCGCTTTTGCACGGTACTGCTCCTACGTCGCCGCCAGGCGCTGGCAACGACTGACGGGCCGGGCCGCCACGGACGACTTCAATGCCCGGCCCGTCGCTGCTGCGCACATACACGTTCCAGCGGTGTCCAGGCCATGA
- a CDS encoding glycosyltransferase, whose amino-acid sequence MTGAIMYISGGRWDGIPGTDRLLAEALAEASPVLWVDQPVSIARHADVRRSTLASIRGRTEMVQPGLRRLRLPALPGFSRPFIRRSTEAISRCSLRALAGDHNGRIKGVINASPLVVFPREVHAPRVLHVTDDWLGSAPLLGLAPRHVERVLRENLALADTVTAVSPGLAHKIQAFSGRQVNLLPNGCRTPKALQHGKTMPVAALVGQLNERLDARILELLGESGLPLVVLGPRTEKEVATRRALDRFLSRPTIQWRGPVGPDEVSHLLSTARVGLTPYAESEFNVSSFPLKTLEYLSFGLPVVATDLPAARWLGNPYVRITGSPTEFVNGVRDALQIPPAHQQRLRIQSTARSHTWCVRAEQMLALIEGRQTTEPGTSSGPHQVGSR is encoded by the coding sequence ATGACCGGGGCCATCATGTACATCTCCGGCGGCCGATGGGACGGCATCCCGGGAACGGACCGGCTGCTGGCAGAGGCGCTGGCTGAAGCCTCGCCCGTCCTGTGGGTTGACCAGCCTGTCTCGATAGCGCGGCATGCCGATGTCCGCCGCAGCACCCTGGCGAGCATCCGTGGCCGCACCGAAATGGTTCAACCAGGACTCCGACGCCTGCGCTTACCCGCTTTGCCCGGTTTCAGCCGCCCCTTCATACGTCGCAGCACCGAAGCAATCAGCCGTTGCTCCCTGCGGGCTCTGGCCGGGGACCACAACGGCCGCATCAAAGGAGTCATCAACGCTTCGCCCCTGGTCGTGTTTCCCCGCGAAGTCCACGCACCAAGGGTCCTTCACGTAACGGACGACTGGTTGGGGTCCGCCCCGCTCCTCGGACTTGCGCCAAGGCATGTGGAACGCGTCCTGAGGGAGAACCTCGCCCTAGCGGACACCGTCACCGCCGTCTCTCCAGGTTTGGCGCACAAAATCCAGGCATTTTCTGGCCGGCAGGTGAATTTGCTTCCCAACGGCTGCAGGACGCCCAAGGCACTGCAACACGGGAAAACGATGCCCGTCGCGGCTCTGGTAGGTCAGCTGAATGAGCGGCTGGACGCCCGCATACTGGAATTACTCGGCGAATCGGGACTTCCCCTGGTTGTATTAGGTCCCCGTACCGAAAAAGAAGTAGCGACCCGCCGCGCCTTGGATCGCTTCCTATCCCGGCCAACCATCCAATGGCGCGGCCCGGTCGGTCCTGACGAAGTCAGCCATCTGCTCTCAACAGCCCGCGTTGGACTGACGCCTTATGCTGAATCCGAATTCAACGTCTCCAGCTTCCCACTGAAGACCCTTGAATACTTGTCGTTCGGACTTCCCGTCGTCGCGACAGACCTGCCGGCCGCGAGGTGGCTAGGTAATCCGTACGTTCGCATCACAGGGTCGCCAACAGAGTTCGTAAATGGTGTCAGGGATGCTCTGCAGATTCCGCCTGCCCACCAGCAGAGGCTGCGCATCCAGTCAACAGCCCGATCCCACACCTGGTGTGTCCGGGCCGAACAGATGCTTGCCCTCATCGAGGGCCGGCAAACCACGGAACCGGGCACTTCGAGCGGTCCACATCAAGTTGGGAGCAGATGA
- a CDS encoding O-antigen ligase family protein: MTYRAPETMTLPAAALPERTERRDVSRFVVAYLLLTCAFPSNLTISALGSVGKPSTLCGLLALAWWLLYQLQRTNPTRAGRQMVRTAMAVFLGVALASYALALLHGVPAPETSPADSGLIRLAGWAGIFLLLNDGIASQQTLTKVLRALVWVGSGTALLGLLQFATGSSLVDWISLPGFSAATELTGVQSRGGFIRAAGLASHPLEYGVVLVATLPVAIALAVTDRARSWLLRWLPPAVISFAAVMSVSRSALAAFAVAVAALIPAWPKKLRRGAMVLAVVLAVAMYVLTPGMLGTLRGLFTVGAADPSISSRTSAYTTALGMLANNPVIGRGFGTFLPDYVIVDNQYLGILVELGFLGLLSFLALIACALIAAWRARRLATAPDPQQTAQAVLASVAAIAVTYAFFDALSFTMSANLMFVMLGIAGAQRRLARMPQSIPPTTNHTADRA; encoded by the coding sequence ATGACCTATCGCGCGCCTGAGACCATGACCCTCCCGGCCGCCGCTCTCCCGGAGCGAACGGAACGGCGCGACGTTTCCAGGTTCGTCGTCGCTTACCTGCTGCTCACCTGCGCCTTCCCTTCGAACCTGACCATTTCCGCGTTGGGGTCGGTCGGCAAGCCCTCCACACTCTGTGGACTCCTGGCGCTCGCATGGTGGCTCCTTTACCAACTTCAGCGAACCAACCCCACCCGCGCCGGACGACAAATGGTCCGCACCGCCATGGCCGTCTTCCTCGGAGTGGCGCTCGCAAGCTATGCACTGGCTTTGTTGCATGGTGTGCCGGCGCCAGAGACCAGTCCCGCTGACAGTGGTTTGATTCGCTTGGCTGGCTGGGCAGGCATCTTCCTCCTCCTCAATGACGGCATAGCCAGTCAGCAGACCCTGACAAAAGTACTGCGTGCTCTGGTCTGGGTGGGCAGCGGAACAGCCCTCCTCGGCCTTCTGCAGTTCGCCACAGGGTCATCGCTGGTGGACTGGATCAGCCTCCCGGGATTCAGCGCAGCCACGGAATTGACCGGAGTGCAGTCCAGGGGCGGATTTATCCGCGCCGCGGGTCTGGCCAGCCACCCCCTTGAGTACGGGGTGGTCCTCGTAGCCACCCTTCCGGTCGCCATCGCGCTCGCGGTTACTGACCGTGCCCGAAGCTGGCTTTTGCGCTGGCTCCCTCCGGCAGTCATCTCCTTCGCCGCAGTCATGTCGGTGTCCCGGTCGGCACTGGCTGCGTTTGCCGTAGCGGTCGCGGCACTGATTCCCGCCTGGCCCAAGAAGCTCCGCCGCGGTGCCATGGTGCTGGCCGTGGTCCTGGCCGTGGCTATGTACGTCCTTACCCCCGGGATGCTCGGAACCCTGCGCGGCTTGTTCACCGTGGGCGCTGCAGACCCGAGCATCAGCTCGCGGACCAGTGCCTACACCACAGCACTTGGCATGTTGGCCAACAACCCCGTGATCGGACGCGGCTTCGGCACCTTCCTTCCGGACTACGTGATCGTGGACAACCAGTACCTCGGCATCCTCGTGGAGCTGGGATTCCTCGGCCTCTTATCCTTCCTTGCCCTGATCGCTTGTGCACTCATCGCCGCTTGGCGGGCCCGGAGGCTGGCCACCGCTCCTGATCCCCAGCAAACCGCCCAAGCGGTGCTGGCCTCCGTAGCAGCCATCGCCGTAACGTACGCCTTCTTTGATGCGTTGTCCTTCACGATGTCGGCCAACCTGATGTTCGTCATGCTGGGCATAGCCGGGGCTCAGCGGCGGCTGGCGCGAATGCCGCAAAGCATCCCGCCAACCACAAACCACACCGCCGACCGGGCATGA
- a CDS encoding WecB/TagA/CpsF family glycosyltransferase, translating into MLLPRIFSIAALFHVLVSRHRRSVPGPRVRSGKAATAPSKSPDPSPKPATDRFRSAVNLGGVRVDLLDAASALEAIAARAASAGAPALGVCSANLDHIRHFGVGGRWSGTLESPGVEWLTLIDGSPLASEALRLTGIPWPRLAGSDLVEPILEEAERRRLRVGFLGGSEQAHHMIKERFAVERPGLTVAGWWAPDREVVTDDDASRRLAADIAGSSVDILVVGLGKPRQELWIHQYGALTGAKVLLAFGAVVDFLAGHIKRAPAWVSGHGMEWAWRLMLEPRRLARRYLVDGPEAYWRLRRDSGTTGALDHRPLNGAPHESAAFSHSAGSFVPAREFADVAVIVVTYNNADDVGPLITSLRAETADQSMKVVVADNSPDGRTMAALAAFPDVIAHGTGGNLGYAGGINAALREAGPADSYLVLNPDLRVERGSVHALRRRMEACGAGVVVPVLLDDDGSVYPSLRREPALLRALGDAVCGSHFSGRPGWLSEMDYEPESYKHAHCVEWATGAALLIDAGTARVVGAWDEQFFLYSEETDYCHRVRGAGFSIWFEPTARMWHERGGSGTSAQLAALMAVNRVRYVQKHVGAGKAGLFRAAVVAGEVARLGLPGHREAMLALLNRRRWSSLPHATTRDSVHHVPAAGAVVIPAHNEAAVIGRTLESLRGVLRWGTVEVVVACNGCTDGTEEIAAGFAGVRVLRVGQASKTAALNTADEVVEGWPRLYLDADIEVSPEAVAAVFAALGGEGLLAARPAFRYDTAGASLPVRAYYRARLRIRGNSEALWGAGAYALSEAGHARLGKFPPLTGDDYYVDRLFSPAEKAVVGTVPVVVRTPRSVNGLMAVLRRTYRGNAEQDAHDGGASMRRTVRQLAASVRGPVSVLDAVVYAAFAGAGRRRAFFSGRPPVAWERDETSR; encoded by the coding sequence ATGCTGCTGCCGCGCATCTTTTCCATCGCAGCCCTGTTCCATGTGCTGGTGTCACGGCACCGCAGGTCTGTCCCGGGCCCCCGGGTCCGGTCGGGCAAGGCGGCCACCGCCCCGTCCAAGAGCCCGGACCCCTCCCCCAAGCCTGCCACGGACAGGTTCCGTAGCGCGGTGAACCTCGGCGGCGTTCGCGTCGATCTCTTGGATGCTGCCTCGGCATTGGAAGCCATAGCCGCGAGGGCGGCATCGGCCGGTGCACCCGCATTGGGAGTCTGCTCCGCAAACCTTGATCACATCCGCCATTTTGGTGTCGGCGGCAGGTGGTCCGGCACGCTGGAATCGCCTGGCGTGGAGTGGCTGACCCTCATCGACGGTTCTCCACTGGCCAGCGAAGCCCTCCGCCTCACCGGAATCCCGTGGCCACGACTGGCCGGCAGCGACCTCGTGGAACCGATTCTTGAAGAAGCGGAACGTCGTCGGTTGCGGGTGGGTTTCCTGGGCGGCTCGGAGCAAGCACACCACATGATCAAGGAGCGGTTCGCAGTGGAGCGGCCCGGGCTGACGGTGGCCGGATGGTGGGCGCCGGACAGGGAGGTCGTCACAGACGACGACGCATCCCGCCGACTTGCGGCGGATATTGCCGGTAGTTCGGTCGACATCCTGGTGGTCGGGTTGGGCAAACCACGCCAAGAATTATGGATCCATCAGTACGGTGCACTGACGGGGGCCAAAGTCCTGCTCGCTTTTGGCGCAGTGGTGGACTTCCTTGCCGGTCACATCAAGCGCGCCCCCGCGTGGGTCAGTGGCCACGGCATGGAGTGGGCGTGGCGGCTGATGTTGGAACCCCGCAGGCTCGCCCGCCGTTACCTTGTTGACGGTCCGGAAGCTTACTGGAGGCTTCGGCGGGACAGCGGCACAACAGGCGCGTTGGACCACCGACCGCTCAACGGTGCGCCGCATGAAAGTGCCGCCTTCAGTCATAGCGCGGGTTCATTTGTGCCTGCGCGCGAATTCGCGGACGTTGCCGTCATCGTGGTGACCTACAACAACGCGGACGACGTCGGCCCACTGATCACCAGCCTCAGGGCCGAGACCGCCGATCAGTCGATGAAGGTGGTCGTAGCGGACAATTCCCCGGACGGCAGGACGATGGCAGCATTGGCGGCTTTCCCGGACGTGATCGCGCATGGCACTGGTGGAAACCTGGGCTACGCCGGCGGCATCAATGCAGCCCTGCGGGAAGCCGGACCGGCGGATTCCTACCTTGTGTTGAACCCGGACCTGCGGGTGGAGCGGGGATCGGTCCATGCACTGCGCCGCCGCATGGAAGCATGCGGCGCCGGCGTGGTGGTGCCGGTCCTGTTGGATGATGACGGCAGCGTGTATCCCTCCCTCAGGCGCGAGCCCGCCCTCCTGCGGGCCCTGGGCGACGCTGTCTGCGGCAGCCACTTTAGCGGCCGGCCGGGCTGGTTGTCGGAAATGGATTACGAACCGGAGAGCTACAAGCATGCACACTGCGTTGAGTGGGCTACCGGTGCTGCGTTGCTGATCGACGCGGGTACGGCTCGGGTTGTGGGTGCTTGGGATGAACAGTTTTTCCTGTATTCGGAGGAAACGGATTATTGCCATCGTGTTCGTGGGGCCGGCTTTTCGATCTGGTTCGAACCCACTGCCCGGATGTGGCATGAACGAGGTGGGTCGGGTACGTCCGCGCAGTTGGCGGCGTTGATGGCGGTCAACCGGGTTCGTTATGTGCAGAAGCATGTGGGTGCCGGGAAAGCGGGGCTGTTCCGTGCGGCTGTAGTGGCCGGCGAAGTGGCGCGTCTGGGCTTGCCCGGTCACCGTGAGGCGATGCTGGCGTTGTTGAACCGGCGTCGTTGGTCTTCCCTGCCCCATGCGACGACCCGTGACAGTGTTCACCACGTGCCCGCCGCCGGTGCGGTGGTCATCCCGGCCCATAACGAGGCCGCTGTGATAGGGCGTACGTTGGAGTCTCTTCGCGGGGTGTTGAGGTGGGGCACTGTGGAGGTTGTTGTCGCCTGCAACGGCTGTACTGATGGGACCGAGGAGATCGCGGCCGGATTTGCCGGTGTCCGGGTGCTGCGCGTTGGCCAGGCATCGAAAACGGCGGCTTTGAATACTGCCGATGAAGTCGTGGAGGGTTGGCCCCGGTTGTACCTGGATGCGGATATCGAGGTAAGTCCGGAGGCTGTGGCTGCCGTTTTTGCGGCTTTGGGCGGGGAGGGGTTGTTGGCTGCCCGTCCTGCGTTTCGATATGACACCGCGGGTGCCTCCTTGCCCGTCCGGGCCTACTACCGGGCCCGGCTGAGGATCCGGGGAAATTCGGAGGCGTTGTGGGGCGCGGGGGCGTATGCGCTTAGTGAGGCTGGGCACGCGCGTCTGGGAAAGTTTCCCCCATTGACCGGTGACGACTACTACGTTGACCGGTTGTTTTCGCCTGCGGAGAAGGCTGTGGTGGGTACAGTCCCTGTAGTGGTGAGGACGCCGCGCTCCGTGAATGGATTGATGGCGGTTCTGCGGCGCACTTACCGGGGCAATGCGGAGCAGGACGCACACGACGGAGGTGCTTCCATGCGCCGGACGGTGCGGCAGTTGGCGGCCTCGGTGCGGGGGCCTGTCAGCGTTCTTGATGCTGTGGTGTACGCGGCGTTTGCCGGTGCTGGCCGGCGTCGTGCTTTCTTCTCCGGCCGCCCGCCCGTGGCGTGGGAGCGGGACGAGACCAGCCGCTAG
- a CDS encoding sugar nucleotide-binding protein yields MAAAASVTSRTTPIPGLLVFGLPVHGDQRGWFKENWNRSSMGALGLPDFGPVQNNISFNARRGTTRGIHAEPWDKFISLASGKIFGAWVDLREGPSFGAVFHCEMTPGDAVFVPRGVGNAFQTLEDNTAYTYLVNDHWSAGAQDEYTFLNLADPHAAVPWPLPLNQATLSEQDKNHPRLESVVPVKPRRILVPGANGQLGRALREAFADADYVDFATRDEFDVTDEDAYRSIPWRKYSTIINATAFTGVDAAETAAGRIAAWRVNAGAVSRLARTAVEHSLTLVHVSSDYVFDGSAEIHTEDEPPSPLGVYGQSKAAGDTAVAAIPRHYIVRSSWVVGDGPNFVRTMAQLAERGVRPSVVDDQWGRLTFAADIAAGIKHLLASGAPYGTYNLSGGGEPKSWAGIAREVYRLCGSDPDMVVPVSTEQYSKPGTAPRPRNSTLALSKIEASGFVPAPVESRLAGYVSKLKESRVP; encoded by the coding sequence ATGGCAGCAGCAGCGTCAGTGACCTCCCGGACCACACCGATCCCGGGCCTGCTGGTCTTCGGGCTGCCCGTGCACGGCGATCAGCGGGGGTGGTTCAAGGAGAACTGGAACCGGAGCAGCATGGGCGCCCTCGGCCTCCCGGATTTCGGTCCCGTCCAGAACAACATTTCTTTCAACGCCCGCCGCGGAACCACCCGGGGAATCCATGCCGAGCCGTGGGACAAGTTCATCTCCCTGGCATCCGGAAAGATATTCGGGGCATGGGTGGACCTGCGGGAGGGGCCTTCCTTCGGGGCAGTGTTCCACTGCGAGATGACGCCCGGGGACGCGGTGTTCGTGCCCAGGGGCGTCGGAAATGCGTTCCAGACCCTCGAGGACAACACTGCGTACACCTACCTTGTCAACGACCATTGGAGCGCCGGCGCGCAGGATGAATACACCTTCCTGAATCTGGCGGACCCCCACGCCGCTGTACCTTGGCCCCTGCCATTGAACCAAGCCACCCTGTCCGAGCAGGACAAAAATCATCCCCGCCTTGAATCCGTGGTCCCGGTGAAACCCCGCCGAATCCTGGTTCCAGGGGCCAACGGGCAGTTGGGCAGGGCACTCCGGGAGGCTTTCGCCGACGCCGATTACGTCGACTTCGCCACCCGGGATGAATTCGACGTAACTGACGAAGACGCCTACCGGAGCATTCCCTGGCGCAAGTACTCCACCATCATCAACGCCACGGCCTTCACTGGCGTCGACGCGGCGGAGACAGCGGCGGGACGGATCGCTGCGTGGAGGGTCAACGCAGGCGCCGTGTCCCGCCTGGCGAGAACCGCCGTCGAACATTCCCTGACTTTGGTCCACGTCTCCAGCGACTACGTTTTTGACGGCTCGGCGGAGATCCATACAGAGGATGAGCCGCCGAGTCCGCTCGGCGTGTACGGGCAAAGCAAGGCCGCCGGTGACACAGCCGTGGCAGCCATTCCAAGGCACTACATTGTGCGAAGCAGCTGGGTGGTTGGCGACGGGCCGAATTTCGTGCGGACGATGGCACAACTGGCTGAACGGGGCGTGCGGCCCTCCGTGGTGGACGACCAGTGGGGACGGCTGACATTCGCGGCCGATATTGCTGCCGGCATCAAGCATCTGCTGGCGTCGGGCGCCCCCTACGGCACGTACAACCTCAGCGGTGGAGGGGAACCGAAATCGTGGGCCGGGATTGCCCGTGAGGTGTACCGGCTGTGCGGTTCGGACCCGGACATGGTGGTGCCTGTGAGCACTGAGCAGTATTCCAAACCCGGTACGGCACCCCGCCCGCGCAACAGCACCTTGGCTCTGTCAAAGATCGAGGCTTCCGGATTTGTTCCGGCGCCCGTGGAATCACGGCTTGCCGGCTACGTTTCCAAGCTCAAGGAGTCCCGCGTGCCCTAG